Genomic segment of Acidobacteriota bacterium:
GCGCCAGAGTGACGGCAACGGTCAGCAACGTGACCCACAGTAGCCTCGTGGTCATGTGCGGGGTCGCCGGCAGCGAGTTGTCTTTGTTAAGGGTCGTGGGATCGGAGACTTGCACGGTCGTCCCGGCGGCGATGCCGAGGATGCTGTAGGTCTTCGACTTTTTCGGCTGCGCAGGTTCCGTTTCCCTGGCGTCGCGGCGCACCGTGTCGACGATCGCAAGCCCGCCGTCCTTGCGCACGCGCCACATGTGCCATCCCGTAATGCCAAACAGTATCAGCGGCAGGAAGACGCAGTGCAGCACGTAGAACCGGATCAGCGTCGGCTGGCCGATGATCGTGCCGCCGAGAAGGAACTCGCGCATCTCCTCGCCGATCAACGGCACACTGGCAGCGATGTTGGTGCCGACCGTGATGGCCCAGAACGCCAGTTGGTCCCACGGCAGCAAATAGCCGGTGAAGCTCAGCAGCAGTGTCAGCACAAGCAGCACTACGCCGAGTACCCAGTTGTATGGGCGCGCCGACTTGACCACGCTACCCGCCTTGTACGCGCCGGTGAGGAACACACGGAACATGTGCAAGAAGACCACCGCAACCATCAGATGCGCGGAGAGACGGTGTACGCGTCGCAACAGCCAGCCGAAGCTGACGGCGAACTCAAGGTCCTTGATCGACCAGTAGGCGCGCTCAACCGAGGGAATGTAGAGGAACATCAACACGATCCCGGTCACGGTCAGGATCATGAACAGCACGAACGAGATCGTGCCGAGGTAGAACGAGTAGCCGAAGGCGAAACTCTTCAGCGAGATGCGGTTGGGGAACCCGTGCAGTAGGAAATTCGAGACGATCCCACTACCGGCCTCGCGATCACTGGCCGGGGCCCAGGGCCAGACCAGCTTTTCCCACAAGCTCTTCTTCGAAAACAAGCCCATCTAGACCACCAATCGGAAGTCGCGTTCGACGCGTTGTCCGAGATCGACCACCAGCTGACCATCAGCCATCGACACCTCGACCGGGTGCCACGCAAGCGGGCGTGGGGCCGGCCCGAAGTAATTGGTTCCGTCGCCGTAGAACTTGGAGCCGTGGCACGGGCAGTGGAACTCACCGCCTGAGGTGAACTCGAGGTTACGCACTGTCTGCACTTCCTTACGCTTGTACGGTGCGTACTTGACGGTGCAGCCGAGGTGCGTGCAGACCGCCGAGATGCAATAGAAGCTGTTGCCATCCTTGAAGACGTAGAGTCGTTCCTTGTCGAGGTAGGTGACGCCTTCCTGGAAGCGGTCCGGGGCGCCGACGCGCATCCGTTTCGGCGGTTCGTAGAGCACGTTGGGCGCGAGCGACCGCAAGAATGGCCAGCCGACGAGTGCGGTGCCGAGCCCGACGATGCTGCCGGTCAGCCACGTCAAGAAGGTCCTGCGGGGTTGTTGTTTCTCCATTCTTAACTCCTGAGCGACTCGACGAAATTGAAACGCTCCATGGTCATCGCCTCGGTCGGGCAGCGCTCGGCACAGAGCCCGCAACGGATGCACGTGGCGTCGTCCTTAAGCAACACGGTCAGCACGCCGGCGGGATCATGGTCGTACTGGGCGAGCGCCGCCTCGCGCTGTTCCGCGGGCATCTCCACCTGTTCGATCGGCACGAACGTGAGGCACTTCTCGGGGCAGACATCGGCGCAGCGGTTGCAGAGCACGCAGAGCTCCGGGTCGTAAATCGTGTCCACGTGACAGACAAGACAGCGTTCGGCCTGCGCCCGGGCGCTTTCCTCGGTCATCGCGTGTTCGACCTCGGCGATGCCGGTCCGCCGATCCACGTCCGTCGTCGGCGCCGCCTCGCGCTCGATTTTCTCGTAACCGCGGGGCATCGTGTAGTCGGCCGACGGGATGCGTGTGATCTGCACCTGCAAGTTCCTGACCTGCTCGCCGCCGCCGAGGAACGCGTGAATCGACTGTGCCGCGGTCTTGCCGTTGGCCACGGCCTCGATCGCGATGCGCGGGCCGAATGCTGCGTCGCCGCCAGCGTACACACCCGGCGCGCTCGTGGCCAGCGTCTCTGGATCGATCTTGACCGTGCCGCTGGGGTGCAAATCGACGCCGTCGGAGGCGGACAGGAAGTCGAAATCGGGTTGTTGACCAATCGCAAGCACGACCGAGTCCACGTCGAGTGTCATCGTGTCGGACTCATCAAACTCTGGGCTGAAGCGGCCGTCCTCGTCAAAAACCCGCTTGCAGCGGACGAACTCGACGCCCGTGACCCGCTCGTCGCCGAGGATCGCGCGTGGGCCCCATGCGGGGTGCAATTCAATGCCTTCCTCGAGCGCCTCGCGCAATTCTTCCTTGCCCTGGATCGTACGGCTGGCGGGCATTTCCTCGAGCGCCTCGAGCGAGATCACATGGACCTTTGAGGCCCCCGAACGCAGGGCTCCGCGCGCGGCGTCCATCGCCGGCTGCCCGACGACGGCCTCGGCCGACATCTCGATCTCCTCCATCGGGTTGTAGAACTCGCGCACCGCGGTGCGTGCCGCATCGAGCGCTACCGAGCCGCCCCCAATGACGACGACGCTGTCGCCGAGATCCACGCGGTAGCCGCGGTTCAGGTTGAGCAGGTAGTCGACGGCTTTGATCACACCGTCCTTGTCTACTCCGGGGATGTTCAGGTCGCGGCCTCGCGACGCGCCGATGGAAATGAAGAACGCCTCGAAGCCTTCCTCGCGCAGCGTCTGGAAGTTGTAGTCAGCGGTCAGCGGCGTGTTCGTCCGGTACGTAACGCCGAGCCGCTCGATGATCGCGGCCTCGCGGTCGATCACGCCGCGCGGAAGGCGGTACTCCGGGATGCCGTAGCGCAGCATTCCGCCGACCTCGGGCAACGCCTCGAACACCGTCACGTCGTAGCCCATCAGCGCCAGGTCGTGCGCGCAGCCGAGCCCCGCAGGACCGGCGCCGACGATCGCGACCTTGCGTTTGGTTTCGGCGCGCGCAGAG
This window contains:
- a CDS encoding cytochrome b N-terminal domain-containing protein, with amino-acid sequence MGLFSKKSLWEKLVWPWAPASDREAGSGIVSNFLLHGFPNRISLKSFAFGYSFYLGTISFVLFMILTVTGIVLMFLYIPSVERAYWSIKDLEFAVSFGWLLRRVHRLSAHLMVAVVFLHMFRVFLTGAYKAGSVVKSARPYNWVLGVVLLVLTLLLSFTGYLLPWDQLAFWAITVGTNIAASVPLIGEEMREFLLGGTIIGQPTLIRFYVLHCVFLPLILFGITGWHMWRVRKDGGLAIVDTVRRDARETEPAQPKKSKTYSILGIAAGTTVQVSDPTTLNKDNSLPATPHMTTRLLWVTLLTVAVTLALALFIPAPLEGPANPEVTPNPAKAPWYFLGLQELVGYSALMGGVIIPGIVVMGLALIPFMDREQRSIGTWFTDRPGRRWAYFGFLYGALVTCLCVASSILFPVRSVFSGFESQLFFDLVNPATLLVALCAVLYFVVARVTKSTRHAAIATFCAFIIAFILLTYIGTALRGPNWEFYWPWQAWPEHPGRI
- a CDS encoding ubiquinol-cytochrome c reductase iron-sulfur subunit: MEKQQPRRTFLTWLTGSIVGLGTALVGWPFLRSLAPNVLYEPPKRMRVGAPDRFQEGVTYLDKERLYVFKDGNSFYCISAVCTHLGCTVKYAPYKRKEVQTVRNLEFTSGGEFHCPCHGSKFYGDGTNYFGPAPRPLAWHPVEVSMADGQLVVDLGQRVERDFRLVV
- a CDS encoding FAD-dependent oxidoreductase translates to MFKARFNPITWYRENVPCMQACPVHTDSGRYVQLIAEGRFEESFLIARSSNPLASVCGRICAAPCEDACRRGWIDDSVTIRPLKRFVTEQFGAESARPESYRTLLQIEDPPAEADPDPGCSRAWHLSRLSSASSARAETKRKVAIVGAGPAGLGCAHDLALMGYDVTVFEALPEVGGMLRYGIPEYRLPRGVIDREAAIIERLGVTYRTNTPLTADYNFQTLREEGFEAFFISIGASRGRDLNIPGVDKDGVIKAVDYLLNLNRGYRVDLGDSVVVIGGGSVALDAARTAVREFYNPMEEIEMSAEAVVGQPAMDAARGALRSGASKVHVISLEALEEMPASRTIQGKEELREALEEGIELHPAWGPRAILGDERVTGVEFVRCKRVFDEDGRFSPEFDESDTMTLDVDSVVLAIGQQPDFDFLSASDGVDLHPSGTVKIDPETLATSAPGVYAGGDAAFGPRIAIEAVANGKTAAQSIHAFLGGGEQVRNLQVQITRIPSADYTMPRGYEKIEREAAPTTDVDRRTGIAEVEHAMTEESARAQAERCLVCHVDTIYDPELCVLCNRCADVCPEKCLTFVPIEQVEMPAEQREAALAQYDHDPAGVLTVLLKDDATCIRCGLCAERCPTEAMTMERFNFVESLRS